The genomic interval CTTCGGGGGCTGAAAGCCAACCGCACAGGGGTAAGCCATGAAGGGCGACGCAAAGGTCATCGAGTATCTCAACGCAGCGCTACGGTCTGAACTCACCGCGGTCAGCCAGTATTGGCTGCACTACCGGCTGCAAGAGGACTGGGGTTACGGCAAGGTCGCCGACAAGTCGCGCGCCGAATCCATCGAGGAAATGCATCACGCGGATCGGCTGATCCAGCGAATCATTTTCCTGGAAGGCCATCCCAACCTGCAAAAGCTGGACCCGCTGCGGATCGGCCAGAACCTCAAGGAAACGCTGGAATCCGACCTGGCGGCCGAATACGATGCCCGCACCCTTTACATCGAGGCGCGGGAATATTGCGACAAGGTCGGGGATTACGTCAGCAAGAACCTGTTCGACGCGCTGCTGACTGATGAAGAGGGGCATATCGACTTCCTCGAAACCCAGCTGGGCCTTTACGAAGAGATCGGGGCGCAGAACTACGGCCAGCTCAACGCCAAATCCGCCGACGAGGCCGAATAGGGGCCGTCCCGTCCCGGGGGCAATTCCGCGCATCAGGGGGCCCGTCGCGGCCCCCTTTCACTTTGACTCAGGCCAGCCAGTCGGCGGCCAGCCGCGGCAGGTCGTCGAAATGCGCCAGCATCGCCTCGGGCGCCAGCCGGCGCAGCGCCTCGCCCTCGGGGCCGAAGGCGACCAGCGCGACCTTGACGCCGGCGGCGGCGGCGGTCCTGCGGTCGGTCTCGGTATCGCCGACCAGGAAGGATTGCGCCACCTTGCCGCCCGCCGTTTCGACCGCGGCCTGATAGGGGCGGGGATCGGGCTTGCGCACCGGCAGCGTGTCGGCGCCGATCATGGCCGCGAACCGGTCGCGGATGCCCAGTTCGCGCAGCAGCGTCTCGGCCAGCGCGGCGGGCTTGTTGGTGCAGACCGCCAGCCGGTGGCCGGCCGCTGCCAGCCGGTCCAGCGCCGCCTCGGCCCCGGGATAGAGCCGGGTGTGGATGGCGATCGCCTCGCCGTAATGGCCCAGCAGGCGCGGATAATCCTCGTCCTCGGCGCCGGGCGGCAGGATGGTGTCACCGGGCAGCCGCGCATAGCCCGCGCGCAGCATGGCGCGGCCGCCGTGAAAGGCGATCAGCGCATCCTCGATGGGATCCAGCAATGCGCCCAGGCCGCGGGCATGGAAGCAGGCATTGGCCGCCGCGATCAGGTCGCCGGATGTATCGGCCAGCGTGCCGTCCAGATCGAAGACCACCGTTCCCGCCATGCTGTAACCTTCCGTCAAGATGTTTGATCCGTCGGGGCCTTTCCCGACCGCCGCCCTCTAGGTAGAACGCCCGGCAAGGATAAGGAACAGGCAAGAGGGCAGAGATGACCGAGAAACCCGTCGCGCTGATCGTGCTGGCCGCCGGACAGGGCAGCCGCATGCAGTCGGACCTGCCCAAGGTGCTGCACCGGCTGGGCGGCGTGCCGCTGGTCGGGCACGCGCTGGCCACCGGCCGCCTGCTGGAACCCGAAGAGGTGATCGTGGTCGCCGGCCATGGCGCCGAGGCGGTGGCCAAGGCGGTGGCGAAGCTGGACCCCGAGGCACGCATCGCCCTGCAGGAAGAGCAGCTCGGCACCGCCCATGCCGTGCGCCAGGCCATGCCGCTGCTGGAAGGGTTCGAGGGCCGGGTGATCGTGCTTTACGGCGACACCCCCTTCATCGGCGAGGAAACCCTGGCCAATCTTGCCAGCCATGCCGCCGACGTGGTGGTGCTGGGCTTCGAGGCCGCCGATCCCGGCCGCTACGGCCGGCTGGTCACCGGCCCCGAGGGGCTGGAGCGCATCGTCGAATACAAGGACGCCGACGAGGCGACGCGCGCCATCCGCCTGGTCAATTCCGGCGTGCTGGCGGCGGATGCGGCGCTGTTGCGCGAATTCCTGCCCCGGATCGGCAACCGCAACGCGGCGGGCGAATACTACCTGACCGACATTCCCGAACTGGCCCGCGCCGCCGGCCACCGGGTCGAGGTGGTGACCTGCGACGAATCCGAGACGCTGGGCATCAACACCCGCGCCGAACTGGCGCAGGCCGAGGCCGCCTTCCAGGCCCGCGCCCGCGCCCGGGCGCTGGAGGACGGCGTGACGCTGAGCGATCCGGCGACGGTCTGGTTCGCCCTCGACACCTGCATCGGCCGCGACGCGGTGATCGGGCAGAACGTGGTCTTCGGCCCCGGCGTGACGGTCGAAAGCGGCGCCGAGATCCTGCCCTTCTGCCATCTGGAAGGCTGCCATGTCAGCGCCGGCGCCACGGTCGGCCCCTTCGCCAGGCTGCGGCCCGGGGCGGAGCTGGGCGGCGACGTGCATGTCGGCAATTTCGTCGAGATCAAGAACGCCGTGCTGGACGAGGGCGTCAAGGTCGGCCACCTGACCTATCTGGGCGACGCCCATGTCGGCGAGGCGACGAATATCGGCGCCGGCACCATCACCTGCAATTACGACGGCGTCGGCAAGCACCGGACCGAGATCGGCGCCCATGCCTTCATCGGCTCGGACACCATGCTGGTGGCGCCGGTGCGGGTGGGGACGCGGGCGATGACCGGCTCGGGCTCGGTCATCACCCAGGACGTGCCGGACGACGCGCTGGCGCTGGGACGCGCGCGCCAGATCACCAAGCCCGGCCTCGCCACGCGGCTGATGCAGGCCCTGCGCCAGAAGAAGGGGAACTGATCCATGTGCGGCATCATCGGCATTCTCGGCGATCACGAGGTTTCGCCCCAGCTGGTCGAGGCGCTGAAGCGGCTGGAATATCGCGGCTATGACAGCGCCGGCGTGGCGACGGTGGATGCCGAGGGACGGCTGGACCGCCGCCGGGCGGTGGGCAAGCTGGTGAACCTGTCCGACCGGCTGGTGCATGAGCCGCTGACCGGCCATGCCGGCATCGGCCATACCCGCTGGGCCACCCATGGCGCGGCGACCGAAGCCAATGCCCATCCGCATCGCCGCGGTCCCGTCGCGGTGGTCCATAACGGCATCATCGAGAATTTCCGCGAGCTGCGCGACGAGGTGGTGGCGCTGGGGCTGCAGCCGGAATCGCAGACCGATACCGAGACCGTGGCGCTGCTGACCGCCTGGCACATGGACCAGGGCCTGTCGCCGGTCGAGGCGGCGCGGGCGACGCTGGCGCGCCTGCATGGCGCCTTCGCGCTGGCCTTCCTGTTCGAGGGCGAGCCCGACCTGATGATCGCCGCCCGCAAGGGCAGCCCGCTGGCCGTGGGCCATGGCGAGGGCGAGATGTTCATCGGCTCGGACGCCGTGGCGCTGGCGCCCTTCACCGACCGGATCACCTATCTGGAAGACGGCGACCATGCGATCATCCGCCGTTCGGGCGCCGAGATCTTCGACGCCGAGGGCCGTCCCGCCAATCGCGAGATCCAGCAGATCGACGTGGGCGCGACCCAGATCGACAAGGGCGGCTACCGGCATTTCATGGCCAAGGAGATCGCCGAGCAGCCGGTGGTGTTGGGCGATGCGCTGAACCACTACATCAAGGGCGACCGGATCGTCCTGCCCGAGGCGCTGGATTTCCGCGACGTGGACC from Paracoccus sp. MA carries:
- the glmU gene encoding bifunctional UDP-N-acetylglucosamine diphosphorylase/glucosamine-1-phosphate N-acetyltransferase GlmU; translation: MTEKPVALIVLAAGQGSRMQSDLPKVLHRLGGVPLVGHALATGRLLEPEEVIVVAGHGAEAVAKAVAKLDPEARIALQEEQLGTAHAVRQAMPLLEGFEGRVIVLYGDTPFIGEETLANLASHAADVVVLGFEAADPGRYGRLVTGPEGLERIVEYKDADEATRAIRLVNSGVLAADAALLREFLPRIGNRNAAGEYYLTDIPELARAAGHRVEVVTCDESETLGINTRAELAQAEAAFQARARARALEDGVTLSDPATVWFALDTCIGRDAVIGQNVVFGPGVTVESGAEILPFCHLEGCHVSAGATVGPFARLRPGAELGGDVHVGNFVEIKNAVLDEGVKVGHLTYLGDAHVGEATNIGAGTITCNYDGVGKHRTEIGAHAFIGSDTMLVAPVRVGTRAMTGSGSVITQDVPDDALALGRARQITKPGLATRLMQALRQKKGN
- the bfr gene encoding bacterioferritin encodes the protein MKGDAKVIEYLNAALRSELTAVSQYWLHYRLQEDWGYGKVADKSRAESIEEMHHADRLIQRIIFLEGHPNLQKLDPLRIGQNLKETLESDLAAEYDARTLYIEAREYCDKVGDYVSKNLFDALLTDEEGHIDFLETQLGLYEEIGAQNYGQLNAKSADEAE
- a CDS encoding HAD-IA family hydrolase; this encodes MAGTVVFDLDGTLADTSGDLIAAANACFHARGLGALLDPIEDALIAFHGGRAMLRAGYARLPGDTILPPGAEDEDYPRLLGHYGEAIAIHTRLYPGAEAALDRLAAAGHRLAVCTNKPAALAETLLRELGIRDRFAAMIGADTLPVRKPDPRPYQAAVETAGGKVAQSFLVGDTETDRRTAAAAGVKVALVAFGPEGEALRRLAPEAMLAHFDDLPRLAADWLA